The Thermomicrobiales bacterium DNA window TGAAGGCGGCATGCTGAACACCGTGCTCGGTCTGTTGATCTTCGCGGTGCTGTCCAACGGGCTCAACCTGCTGCCGGACATCAGCATTTACTTCAAGGAAGCATTGACCGGCATCATCCTGCTCTGCGCCCTGTTGCTCAACGTGCTGGCGCTGCGGTTGGAGAAATACCAGCGCCGAGCTGAGTAACCGATCTCGATTCCGGCCGAAAACGCCCGTGTCCCAGTTCGGACACGGGCGTTTTCCGATCTGGCCAGCGTTCCAGTACGGCAGAGGCGCCTCTCTGGGAATATCCCCAATTGAGCGAGATGGGTGTGCTGAAGCGCCGCGTACTATGTACGGCAAGCGTCTGTAAGCATGGAGCAATCGAGATGGCGAGATCGTTTGAGGAAGTGATTTTGGCAGGAGCGACGGATTACGAACGCATCGACGAGATAAGGTCGGAGATGATGGCGAGGGTGCGTGGCTACCGGCTGCGTGAGCTGCGAGAGACGTATGGCCTGACTCAGGTCGATATGGCGAAAGATCTGCACATGAGTCAGGACACAATCGTGCGGATCGAGCATAGCGATGTCGAGCAAATGCGGGTGGAAACGCTGCGGCGGTATGTCGAGTCGCTGGGTGGGAAGCTGCGCATCGAGGTCGAATTGGGAGATACGCGCTACACGATCGCGTAGAGCGGTCCTGCAAAGAGATGCCGGCCATCTCAACGAAGCGTGGCGTCGTTGCCCTCGCTGTGACGAGGAGATCCCTCCACTCCGCCTCAGTCGGGATGACGGCATTCGCACGGCAGGCACGTGTCTTGGCAACCGATTTGAACTCCGCTTCCACTTCCGCTGCCTGCGGTACGATCTTCACATGAGTCGACGAAGGCGACGGAGGATGTCATGAGCGATCAGGGGGGTTTCGCCGCGCTGGCGGCGGCGTTGGGGAATGTGGAGATCGTCGACCTGACGGTGCCGCTGGCCGAAGGGTTGCCGGGCAACTGGCCAACGCACATGCCGTTCCAGCGCAAGGTCTACAACTGGTACGCGCCGCAGAGCCATCCGCAGCAACCGTTCCATGGGTTTCGCGGCCCCTACTACACGGCCTTTCTGATGCTGGACGAACACTGCGGCACGCATATCGATTCACCGGCGCACTTCATTCCGCCGCCGGACTCGGGACTCCCGCATGCCAGCGAATGGGGATTGGTCACGCTCGACAAGGTTCCGCTGGCACGCATGATGGGTCCGGC harbors:
- a CDS encoding XRE family transcriptional regulator, producing MARSFEEVILAGATDYERIDEIRSEMMARVRGYRLRELRETYGLTQVDMAKDLHMSQDTIVRIEHSDVEQMRVETLRRYVESLGGKLRIEVELGDTRYTIA